Proteins from a genomic interval of Corynebacterium deserti GIMN1.010:
- a CDS encoding citrate synthase, producing the protein MFERDIVATDNNKAVLHYPGGEFEMDIMEATEGNSGVVLGKMLSETGLVTFDPGYVSTGSTESKITYIDGDAGILRYRGYDIADLAENATFNEVSYLLINGELPTPDQLHKFNDEIRHHTLLDEDFKSQFNVFPRDAHPMATLASSVNILSTYYQDQLNPLDEAQLDKATVRLMAKVPMLAAYAHRARKGAPYMYPDNSLNARENFLRMMFGYPTEPYEIDPIMVKALDKLLILHADHEQNCSTSTVRMIGSAQANMFVSIAGGINALSGPLHGGANQAVLEMLEDIKNNHGGDATEFMNKVKNKEDGVRLMGFGHRVYKNYDPRAAIVKETAHEILEHLGGDDLLDLAIKLEEIALADDYFISRKLYPNVDFYTGLIYRAMGFPTDFFTVLFAIGRLPGWIAHYREQLGAPGAKINRPRQIYTGNTSRKFIPREER; encoded by the coding sequence GGATATCGTGGCTACTGATAACAACAAGGCTGTCCTGCACTACCCTGGTGGCGAGTTCGAAATGGACATCATGGAAGCTACCGAGGGCAACAGCGGCGTTGTCCTGGGCAAGATGCTGTCCGAAACCGGACTGGTTACTTTCGACCCAGGCTATGTGAGCACCGGCTCCACCGAGTCAAAGATCACCTACATCGATGGCGATGCAGGTATCCTGCGTTACCGTGGCTATGACATCGCTGACCTGGCTGAAAATGCCACCTTCAACGAAGTGTCATACCTTCTTATTAACGGCGAGCTGCCAACCCCAGATCAGCTCCACAAGTTTAACGATGAAATTCGCCACCACACCCTGCTGGACGAGGACTTCAAGTCCCAGTTCAACGTGTTCCCACGCGACGCTCACCCAATGGCAACCCTGGCATCCTCTGTGAACATTTTGTCCACTTACTACCAGGATCAGCTGAACCCACTTGATGAGGCACAGCTTGATAAGGCAACCGTTCGCCTCATGGCTAAGGTTCCAATGCTTGCTGCGTACGCACACCGCGCACGCAAGGGTGCTCCGTACATGTACCCAGACAACTCCCTCAATGCGCGTGAGAACTTCCTGCGCATGATGTTCGGTTACCCAACCGAGCCATATGAGATTGACCCAATTATGGTCAAGGCTTTAGACAAGCTGCTTATCCTGCACGCCGACCACGAGCAGAACTGCTCCACCTCTACTGTTCGTATGATTGGTTCTGCACAGGCCAACATGTTTGTCTCCATTGCTGGTGGCATCAACGCACTGTCCGGCCCACTGCACGGTGGCGCAAACCAGGCTGTTCTCGAGATGCTCGAAGACATCAAGAACAACCACGGTGGCGACGCAACCGAGTTCATGAACAAGGTCAAGAACAAGGAAGACGGCGTCCGCCTCATGGGCTTCGGACACCGCGTCTACAAGAACTACGACCCACGTGCAGCCATCGTCAAGGAGACCGCACACGAGATCCTCGAGCACCTCGGTGGCGACGATCTTCTGGATCTGGCAATCAAGCTGGAAGAGATCGCACTTGCAGATGATTACTTCATCTCCCGCAAGCTGTACCCGAACGTTGACTTCTACACCGGCTTGATCTACCGCGCCATGGGCTTCCCAACCGACTTCTTCACCGTGTTGTTTGCGATCGGACGTCTCCCAGGCTGGATCGCTCACTACCGCGAGCAGCTCGGCGCTCCAGGTGCAAAGATCAACCGCCCACGTCAGATCTACACCGGAAACACCTCACGCAAGTTCATTCCACGCGAGGAGCGCTAA
- the fkpA gene encoding FKBP-type peptidyl-prolyl cis-trans isomerase FkpA, whose product MEKPQIEPQVGPAPEDLVISDIIVGDGAEARPGGEVEVHYVGVDFETGEEFDSSWDRGQTSQFPLNGLIAGWQEGIPGMKVGGRRQLTIPPEAAYGPEGSGHPLSGRTLVFIIDLISA is encoded by the coding sequence ATGGAAAAGCCACAGATTGAGCCACAGGTCGGTCCGGCACCGGAGGACCTTGTTATCTCTGACATCATCGTTGGCGACGGCGCAGAAGCTCGACCAGGCGGAGAAGTTGAAGTCCACTACGTGGGCGTTGACTTCGAGACTGGTGAGGAGTTTGACTCCTCCTGGGATCGTGGACAGACCAGCCAGTTCCCACTGAACGGCCTCATCGCAGGTTGGCAAGAAGGCATCCCAGGTATGAAAGTTGGCGGTCGTCGTCAGCTGACCATCCCCCCAGAGGCTGCTTACGGCCCAGAGGGCTCCGGGCACCCACTGTCCGGCCGCACCCTGGTGTTCATCATTGACCTGATCAGCGCCTAA
- a CDS encoding carboxyl transferase domain-containing protein, whose product MTRILASEFLTVLDPDSFIRWDTPPKYGEIDQEYADALTRANSKAEFDESIITGEGLINGSPIAVIVFDFTFMGGSLGAVASTRIMQAVHRATKQKLPLLVSPASGGARMQEDNRATVMMLTITSAVQRHRHANLPFIVYLRDPTMGGAMATVGSLGHITFAQPGASIGFLGPRVVGVITGSKLPDGVQQAENLAEHGIVDRVMPFEQLRNEMVKIVRILAPATPGGYIETPKPTQKLNLLETIEVTRDPTRPGSFELMEELGDGVVKLSGAPGATVAIARIHGRACVLIAQDRRHTLTTQALRLARHGASLACELALPLVSIVDTPGAELSQAAEEQGMVGSIARTIATLVDAPLPSVTIILGQGVGAGALAMLPGNLVYAAETAWLSALPFEGASAILYNDADHAAEILERQGVLARSLVEMKLIDGLIAETDNFLQNVLATISNALSELETNPERAGREARFARFEELAQPNL is encoded by the coding sequence ATGACACGCATTTTAGCTAGTGAATTCCTCACCGTCTTAGATCCAGACTCCTTCATTCGGTGGGACACACCACCAAAGTATGGCGAGATCGATCAGGAGTATGCGGATGCGTTGACTCGAGCAAACTCGAAGGCAGAATTCGACGAATCCATCATCACCGGAGAGGGCCTTATTAACGGCTCCCCCATTGCCGTCATCGTCTTTGACTTCACGTTCATGGGCGGTTCTTTGGGAGCTGTGGCGTCAACGCGCATCATGCAGGCTGTGCACCGCGCAACTAAGCAGAAGCTTCCACTGTTGGTCTCCCCTGCCTCAGGTGGAGCGCGCATGCAAGAGGACAACCGTGCAACCGTCATGATGCTTACTATCACCTCGGCGGTGCAGCGTCACAGGCACGCGAATCTGCCGTTTATTGTTTACCTGCGTGATCCCACGATGGGTGGAGCGATGGCCACCGTCGGTTCCCTTGGCCACATTACTTTTGCGCAACCCGGCGCGAGCATCGGTTTCCTAGGGCCTCGTGTGGTGGGGGTGATTACGGGGTCGAAGCTGCCAGATGGCGTGCAGCAGGCAGAGAATCTGGCAGAGCATGGCATTGTCGATCGTGTGATGCCGTTTGAGCAGCTGCGCAACGAGATGGTCAAGATTGTGCGCATTTTGGCTCCAGCAACGCCTGGGGGTTATATAGAAACGCCCAAGCCAACGCAGAAGCTCAACCTCCTGGAGACAATTGAGGTGACGCGTGATCCGACGCGACCGGGTAGTTTCGAGTTGATGGAAGAGCTGGGGGATGGCGTCGTAAAGCTCTCTGGCGCCCCTGGGGCGACCGTGGCGATTGCGCGCATCCACGGCCGTGCGTGTGTGCTGATTGCGCAAGACCGCCGCCATACGCTGACCACGCAGGCTCTCAGGCTGGCCCGGCACGGGGCGTCCCTGGCATGCGAGCTGGCCTTGCCGTTGGTGAGCATTGTGGACACCCCTGGCGCTGAGCTGTCGCAGGCGGCCGAGGAGCAGGGCATGGTGGGCTCGATTGCGCGCACCATTGCCACGCTTGTCGACGCTCCCCTGCCCTCCGTAACCATCATTCTCGGTCAGGGCGTTGGCGCGGGTGCGCTGGCCATGTTGCCCGGCAACCTAGTCTACGCCGCGGAAACCGCATGGCTGTCTGCGCTGCCTTTTGAGGGCGCATCCGCAATTCTTTATAACGACGCCGACCACGCCGCCGAGATCCTTGAGCGACAGGGCGTGCTTGCGCGTTCGCTGGTTGAAATGAAGCTTATCGACGGCCTCATCGCCGAAACAGACAACTTCTTGCAAAATGTGCTGGCCACAATCAGCAATGCCCTTTCCGAATTGGAAACCAATCCGGAAAGGGCGGGGCGTGAGGCGCGCTTTGCTCGCTTTGAAGAGCTTGCGCAGCCGAACCTTTAG
- a CDS encoding aldo/keto reductase — MSNFAMNTPTLTLSDGAEIPQIGLGTWELRGEEAYRVVRDAVEVGYRLIDTATLYNNEAEVGRAINDAIKAGDVTRDDVVVTSKVWDSDHGADSTKKAFQQTLSLMQLDYLDVYLIHSPVPGSNVETFEAMAQLQGLGSIQSIGVSNFYPSVLEELIDKTGIVPAINQVELHPGFSQAELRKLHQKLGIVTQAWAPFGGGDFFNHPVILEVARRHKVASSVIILSWMVAIGCVAIPKTAQKERLLLNLKVHDFRLSDDDVSKITAIDNESGAGRKFWDPKPVGR; from the coding sequence ATGAGCAACTTTGCAATGAACACCCCAACTTTGACCCTTTCTGACGGCGCCGAGATCCCCCAAATTGGGTTGGGCACCTGGGAACTCCGCGGCGAGGAAGCCTACCGAGTAGTCCGCGACGCCGTTGAAGTTGGCTACCGCTTGATCGATACGGCCACCCTGTACAACAACGAAGCCGAAGTAGGGCGCGCCATCAACGACGCCATCAAGGCTGGTGATGTCACCCGCGATGACGTGGTTGTCACCTCCAAAGTGTGGGACTCGGACCACGGCGCTGACAGCACCAAGAAAGCGTTTCAACAAACCTTGTCTTTGATGCAGCTTGATTACCTTGATGTGTATCTGATCCATAGTCCGGTGCCGGGAAGCAATGTAGAAACTTTTGAAGCGATGGCTCAACTACAAGGATTGGGCAGCATTCAATCCATTGGTGTCTCCAACTTTTATCCGTCGGTGTTGGAAGAACTCATCGACAAAACAGGGATTGTGCCAGCGATCAATCAGGTGGAATTACATCCCGGATTCAGTCAAGCGGAGTTGCGAAAGCTTCATCAAAAGTTAGGAATTGTCACCCAGGCGTGGGCTCCTTTTGGTGGGGGAGACTTCTTTAATCACCCCGTTATTTTGGAGGTTGCGCGTCGCCATAAGGTGGCTTCATCTGTAATTATTCTGAGCTGGATGGTGGCTATTGGGTGCGTGGCGATCCCCAAGACTGCCCAAAAAGAACGTTTGCTCTTGAATCTCAAAGTCCATGACTTCCGACTTTCAGATGATGACGTGTCAAAAATCACGGCGATCGATAATGAGTCGGGTGCGGGCCGGAAGTTTTGGGATCCAAAGCCAGTCGGGCGCTAA
- a CDS encoding DUF485 domain-containing protein — MQNSAEFKELRSKFRSFAFPMSVAFFVWYIVYVLVATFASDWMSTPVVGNMNIGVFFGLAQFITTFAITYIYIVYANKNLEPRQAAIRQKMEG; from the coding sequence ATGCAAAATAGCGCAGAGTTCAAGGAGCTTCGTAGCAAGTTCCGCAGCTTCGCGTTCCCGATGAGCGTTGCCTTCTTCGTGTGGTACATCGTCTACGTTTTGGTAGCTACCTTCGCTTCCGACTGGATGAGCACCCCAGTAGTAGGAAACATGAATATCGGCGTCTTCTTTGGACTCGCACAGTTTATAACTACCTTTGCGATTACCTACATCTACATTGTTTACGCCAATAAGAACCTTGAGCCACGCCAGGCTGCAATTCGCCAGAAGATGGAAGGTTAA
- a CDS encoding solute symporter family protein yields the protein MNSTILLAQEDTGNPILNISVFVVFIVVTMTVVMRAGKSTKEASDFYTGGASFSGTQNGLAIAGDYLSAASFLGIVGAIALNGYDGFLYSIGFFVAWLVALLLVAEPLRNVGRFTMADVLSFRLRQKPVRVAAAFGTLFVSLFYLIAQMAGAGSLVSVLLNIHEFHWQALVVGVVGVVMIAYVLLGGMKGTTYVQMIKACLLVGGVLIMTIWTFIAVKGGISTLLDDAVAAHAVSERAATLGYDATEILEPGLKYGSSLTTQLDFVSLGIALVLGTAGLPHVLMRFYTVPTAKEARKSVTWAIVLIGSFYLMTLILGYGAAALVGPDRIMDAPGAANAAAPLLALELGGSIFMALISAVAFATVLAVVAGLAITASAAVGHDIYDAVVRDGQSTEAEQVRVSRITIIVIGILSIVLGILAMSQNVAFLVALAFAIAASANLPCILYSLYWKKFNTTGAVAAIYTGLISALLLIFFSPAVSGTATSMVPSDGGGWAIFPLTNPGIISIPLAFIAGWIGTMVGKPDNLDDLQAEMEVRSLTGVGVEAAVDH from the coding sequence ATGAATTCCACTATTCTCCTAGCTCAAGAGGACACCGGTAACCCGATCCTCAACATTTCCGTCTTCGTGGTGTTCATCGTTGTCACCATGACTGTCGTTATGCGCGCTGGTAAGTCCACCAAGGAAGCATCTGACTTCTACACCGGTGGTGCTTCCTTCTCCGGAACCCAGAACGGTCTCGCAATTGCAGGTGACTACCTGTCCGCAGCTTCCTTCCTCGGCATCGTCGGTGCAATTGCATTGAACGGTTACGACGGATTCCTTTACTCCATCGGCTTCTTCGTGGCATGGCTTGTTGCACTGCTACTCGTTGCTGAGCCTCTTCGTAACGTCGGTCGCTTCACCATGGCAGACGTTTTGTCCTTCCGTCTTCGCCAGAAGCCAGTTCGCGTGGCAGCAGCATTCGGTACCCTCTTCGTGTCCCTGTTCTACCTCATCGCTCAGATGGCTGGTGCAGGTTCGCTGGTGTCCGTGCTTCTTAACATCCACGAGTTCCACTGGCAGGCGCTTGTCGTCGGTGTTGTGGGCGTCGTGATGATCGCCTACGTTCTCCTCGGCGGCATGAAGGGCACCACCTACGTACAGATGATTAAGGCCTGCCTCCTCGTCGGTGGCGTTTTGATCATGACCATCTGGACCTTCATTGCAGTCAAGGGTGGCATCTCCACCCTTCTTGACGACGCAGTTGCAGCACACGCAGTCTCCGAGCGTGCAGCTACTCTCGGCTACGACGCAACCGAAATTCTTGAGCCGGGCCTCAAGTACGGTTCGAGCCTGACCACGCAGCTCGACTTCGTCTCCCTCGGTATCGCTCTGGTTCTGGGTACCGCTGGTCTGCCACACGTTCTCATGCGCTTCTACACCGTTCCTACCGCTAAGGAAGCACGTAAGTCCGTTACCTGGGCAATCGTCCTCATCGGTTCCTTCTACCTCATGACCCTGATCCTGGGCTACGGCGCAGCAGCACTCGTTGGACCAGACCGCATCATGGACGCACCAGGTGCCGCAAACGCAGCAGCTCCACTGCTTGCACTTGAGCTCGGTGGCTCCATCTTCATGGCACTGATCTCCGCAGTTGCATTCGCAACCGTTCTCGCCGTGGTCGCAGGTCTGGCAATTACTGCCTCTGCAGCAGTTGGCCACGACATCTACGACGCTGTTGTCCGCGACGGTCAGTCCACCGAAGCTGAGCAGGTTCGAGTTTCTCGTATCACCATCATCGTGATCGGTATTCTCTCCATCGTGCTGGGTATTCTTGCAATGTCCCAGAACGTTGCCTTCCTGGTGGCTCTGGCGTTCGCTATCGCAGCGTCCGCTAACCTGCCTTGTATCCTGTACTCCCTGTACTGGAAGAAGTTCAACACCACCGGTGCAGTTGCCGCTATCTACACCGGCCTGATCTCCGCTCTGCTGCTCATCTTCTTCTCCCCAGCAGTCTCCGGTACCGCAACCTCCATGGTTCCTTCCGATGGCGGCGGATGGGCTATCTTCCCACTGACCAACCCAGGCATCATTTCCATCCCACTGGCATTCATCGCTGGTTGGATCGGCACCATGGTTGGCAAGCCAGACAACCTGGACGACCTCCAGGCTGAAATGGAAGTTCGCTCCCTCACCGGTGTCGGTGTGGAAGCAGCTGTTGATCACTAA
- a CDS encoding DUF1906 domain-containing protein yields the protein MDAHINRRNFLKAAACLATIGTASMFMPKANALGPVLGTVIDYAAGVPSATSIKNAGHLGAVRYVSQRRPGTESWMIGKPVTLAETRTFAQLGLKTASVYQYGKSDSADWLNGAAGAATHAPQAIALHVAAGGPTNRPIYVAIDDNPSRTQYTNQIRPYLQAFKTALTAGGYQLGIYGNYNVIDWAIQDGLGEFFWMHNWGSNGQIHPRTTIHQIRIDQDRLDGVGIDINNVYASDWGQWTPGNVVDDVVPTVPGNSNTNVDTLNVDTLNQVLKILGTLSS from the coding sequence ATGGATGCTCACATCAACCGCAGGAACTTCTTAAAAGCAGCAGCATGCCTCGCCACCATCGGCACCGCCAGCATGTTCATGCCTAAGGCCAACGCCCTCGGCCCAGTTCTTGGCACTGTCATCGACTACGCAGCAGGCGTCCCCAGCGCCACCTCCATCAAAAACGCAGGCCACCTTGGCGCTGTCCGCTACGTATCCCAGCGTCGCCCCGGCACTGAATCCTGGATGATCGGCAAACCAGTCACCCTGGCAGAAACCCGCACCTTCGCCCAGCTTGGCCTAAAGACCGCATCGGTCTACCAGTACGGCAAATCTGATTCCGCAGACTGGCTCAACGGCGCTGCAGGAGCTGCCACCCACGCACCACAGGCAATCGCACTCCACGTTGCAGCCGGTGGCCCCACCAACCGACCCATCTACGTGGCTATCGACGACAACCCCTCCCGCACCCAGTACACCAACCAGATCCGCCCCTACCTGCAGGCATTCAAGACTGCCCTTACCGCTGGCGGCTACCAGCTAGGCATCTACGGCAACTACAACGTCATCGACTGGGCCATCCAAGACGGCCTCGGCGAATTCTTCTGGATGCATAACTGGGGATCCAACGGCCAAATCCACCCACGCACCACCATCCACCAGATCCGCATCGATCAGGATCGCCTCGATGGCGTAGGCATCGACATCAACAACGTTTACGCGTCCGACTGGGGTCAGTGGACCCCAGGCAACGTGGTCGACGATGTCGTCCCCACCGTTCCCGGCAACTCCAACACCAACGTCGACACCCTCAACGTCGACACCCTCAACCAGGTACTAAAGATTCTCGGAACCCTGTCCAGCTAA